The Bacteroidota bacterium genome segment TGGGAATCTCATAACAATTGTATTTGCGGGCTGCAATACCTTAGACGCCACTAAACGGACTTCGGTTACAACCGCGCACGCTTTATCACTGCATAAGATGTCTCCGCAGATGATTTACCTCATACAGAAAGCCAGGCCTGTAAGAGCAAGCCTGGCTTTGTGAACGTGAAATTTGGTGCCAACCAAGCAGAGAACAGTTTACCCGAAGATGTTGGGGACGTTTACACTGAGGATTACGATAAAGGCAAAGAAAAGCAGCAATATGGCAGCCTTGCCCCAGTCAATATCCCATGAGCGTTCCAACAAATTGTCTTCAGTCAGTTCATCGCGTTTGCCGACCACCATACTTACCCCAAGGCCAATTACCAGGGTCACCACAGCACCAACAGCATTCCACCAGAACCAAAATACCTGTGGGACAAACAGCCAGAGATAAACATTTACAAGCACGCCGGCAATTAACCCGATATTTGCACCTAGTGCATGCACACGCTTGAGCGCAATGGCTGCAATAAAGGTGGCCAGAATCGGACCATAAAACACAGAGCCAACTTTGTTGATGGCCTCGATAACTGTCTTTGCGATGTCGCCGGTGAAGAATGCCAATACAATGCACACGACGCCCCAGAAAAGTACTGCGTACTTGGAGTAGCGCATATACTGCTCATCCGACAGTTTTTTATCCCGGTTAAAGAAGTCTTCTATACTCGCTGCGCTCAGTGAATTAATTCCCGAACTCACCGAAGACATGGCAGCCGAGAAAATTGCTACCATGAGTATCCCGATCACGCCATGCGGGAGGAAGTCGCGAATAAAGATAGGGATCATGAGGTCGGGCTTGTCAGCCGGAATGCTTTCCATGAACCCCGTTTGCGTGACAGCAAGCGTGCCAATCACAAGTCCCATCAGGCAATACACAAACGTGATGGGAAAACGTAATAAACCATTAAACAGCAAAGTTTTCTTCACCGTACCCAGATCCTGCGCAGAGAAGAGCCGCTGTACCTGGCTTTGGTCCGTTCCGTAGTATGAGGTATAGAGAAAGAAGCCGCCAATAAGCATCGGCCAGAAGCCAAACTCGTCGCCTTCCTCTAGCCCCATCGAGCCAAAATCGACTGCTGTGAGTCGGTCCGTATCGATGTTCGCGAGGAAATCGCCCCAACCGCCAATGTAGTGAATGCCGGCAACCAGGCATATCACTATGCCGACGAGCAAAATCATCATCTGGATCATGTCGCCATAAACGACAGCCTTCATGCCACCCTGATAGGAATAGATCAGGGTTACCACGCCAATAATGAGAATCGTTTGCCACATCGGAATATCCATCACGCTGGCAAGGATCAGGGCAACAGTGTACACCATCACACTGGTAGCAAAAGCTCTGCTAATCTGAAACACACCACTCAACAAAACGCGTGTAGAAGTACTGAAACGTCGTTCGAGATACGCATACACGCTCACGATGCCGGCTTTGTACATCGGAGGAATCAAAAACACAAGCAAAAACAGCATTGCCAACGGTACAGCAAACTCATACGTTAGCCACATCATCCCGCCCCCTTGCTTCAAACCCACAAACGCCGGCGCCGAAATAAAGCTGATGGCTGACAACTGCGTTGCAATCGTACTGATCGACAGTGGAAACCAGCCAAAAGACTTGCCGCCAAGGAAATAATCTTCGCTATCTTTGTTTTCGCGAAATAGCCGCCCCAGCAATAACAATCCAACGATATAACTGACAATTACGAGATAGTCTATACTGTTCATATCGCATCACGTATTTAGTTTCTGTCTGAGTGCTGCTTTTCCGCCATTCCGCCATTCAGACCGCAGCATGCTAAGGTGGACCACGTCGGTCCGACCAGTCCCTGTCACACTCCACAGGTATTCTCGCAAGCGTCCTTCTTCTGTGCAGCCCACACTGCGCATGGCATGCAGGCTGCGTATATTCTCCGCACTTACACCAAACCCAACACGCCAGGCGCCAACGGCTTCGAAGGCAAAATCAAAGAGAAGATACTTGCAGTGTTTATTCAGCCCAGATCCCCAAAAAGAACGACCATACCAGGTGTGGCCAAGCTTAATCGTCTGCAGTTCCGGGTTGATTTCATAAAAACGGGTGGTGCCGGCAAACAGGTTTGCGGCTTTGTCAAATACTGCAAAAGCATAGGCTTTGCCGGCGGATCGCTCCTCAACAGCCGCAGCTATGTATGCGGTAAGTTGTTGTACATCTCGTCCGTTTTCGAGCAGATGGTACCAAACGGCTTCGTGGTCGGCAGCAGATAAAAGCGCTTCCGCATGCTCAACCAGAAGCGGTAAAAGCCGGACACGACTGTCTTCAAGCACGTAATCCGCTGAAAAATCAAAGTTGAACATGGGGCTTCCGGTTGCTGGCTAAGATCCGTCTTCTTTCAGGAGGTCCAACGTACAAGCGGCTGTCCAGGAAAAGTCACCGCCCCCATACCCGCTAGCGAGGCCGGCTGCGGTGGATTTATCTGATTCAAAGTATTCGTAAAATCCGAGTTTTTGTACCAACTCTAACAAGTCTGCCCGCACAATGCTTGCTGTATGATCAAATCCGTAACGTCTCAGTCCGTGGTAAATCATCCAGTTCATCTGCGACCACACAGGTCCTCGCCAGTAACGTTTGGAATCAAACAATGGGCTGTCGACATCAAAACTCGGACAAATGTAATAGCCGCGTTGGTGCAGGCTTTGCAGGTAGGTATTTAGCGCAGCGGCCTGATCTCCAGTGGGAATTTCGGCATAGAGTGCAGAAAGGCCACCAATTTCTTTGTGCGCAATAGCCTGTCCACCCCGTAAATCAAAAGGTGTAAAGGTTTGCAATGCAGGATGCCACAGCTTTTCCACGTACGCACGCAAAGATTGCTGCTGCCATTCTTTTAGTTCACCTACATCAAAACCAAAACGTTCACCAATTCGAATCAGGCTTTCATTTGACTTGATGAGTACCGCGTTCATCAGCGTATCCTGAACCAAAAACGGACTCTCCTCAAAAATACCCGCTTTGTCATAGCAGTGGGCTTTACCCATCTGCAGCAAGTAGACATATCGATCATACTGATATGACGTCGGCCGCTCGTCGGACGGTGCAATAGAGGTGTCGCGACGCTCATACTGTGGCAAAGCAGCTTTGTCAATTTCGATGCGGGCGAGCGAGTTGTCCCACAGCGGCGAATTATCCCGACCAGACTCCCAGGGATGGAAGATGAACATCAACCCTTCTCGCAAAGGATCGCGATAGGTGTAGAGGAAGCGATGACTTTTCACCATCCGAGGGAAAATCTCCCGAACAAACGCGATGAGAGTTTCATCATCAGGATATTTCTTGAGTAGATCCTCCAGCACAAAGCCATGAACAGCCGGCTGGGTAATTCCAGACGACTTTGGCTTATCTGGTGCTCCGTCGTTTACATCGCACTCCCAAAAATCATAATTCGGGAAGTACGTTTTTTCGTTCTCGCTATGAAAAATGATGTGGGGCAACATACCATTTTCCCATTGCCCGGAAAACAGCGAAGCCAGCTCCTGAATGGCGTGATCCAGTGCAAAGTGGCTATGCCCGATGCTCACAAACCCTGAATCCCAGTTCCATTGAAAAGGATACAGCCGACCTGTTGGAATGGTAAATCCGTCCCTCCAGTTCAGCGAAAGAATGCGCCGGGCCTCATCAACCAGATTCTCTAACTGCATGTTTTGAATATAAAAGAAGGGTAAAGGGTTGATGCCCAATCCTTTACCCCTCCTTCTTTTTTTGCACTAACAAGCTTGTGCCGGCAATATACGCCAGCAACGCAAAGGGTACCTAGAACGAGAAAGCAGCCCTGAGGAACACACGGCGCGGCAGAATAGGTCGGCCTACAAAAAACTCGCTCAATCCGGTCTGCGCATCACCCTGACGCGGTGAACCTTCTGTAACACCATCTGCATCAAACAAGTTGAAAACAGACAGGCCAACGCGTAATGCTTCTTTATCGCCCAGCGGAAAGCTGTATCCCGCATCCAAACGGACGATATTGAATCCATCCAACTCTACGGTGTTGGCATCGTTTGCAAACTTGCTACCGAGGAAATTGCTGGACAGATTGACATCAAATCCGTCATTCTCGTAGCTAAAGCCGGCAAGGCCCATGACATTGGGCTGACGACGCAACTCATTGCCTTCCAGGTCCGGATTTCCTTCAACTTCTGTGAACTCGTGATCCTGGAAAGTGAAGTTACCATATACGTTCACCCCGTTTCCGAGCGCATAGTTAGCCGTTGCCTCCAACCCAATCGTCTGCGTACTCTGCACCCTGACCTCTTCAATAATGCTCGACGGGTTGTTGGGGTCATTGATAAAGTCTACGCTCCTTCTGTCGCCAAGCGCCACAAAGAAGAGGGCGGCTGTCCCGGAGAAGTTACGCTGGGCATACTTGACACCAAGTTCGCCTTGAACAACGGACTCGGGCTCATAACTCTGGGGTACACCTGGTCTTGGGAAAGAAACCGAACGGAGCTCAGGGAAGAAGTAGCCTCGCGAGAAGTTGGCGTAGAGGTTCGTTGAGGTGCTCAGCTTGTACAAGCCGGCAATGGCAACCGCCAGGTCACTTGTAGACACTTCACCCTTCTGGAAAGTGTTGCTGCCTACACCCGTTTCCCGGCTGATAATGCCTGAAGCACGCTCCCAGCGTAATCCAATATCCAAATTGAATTGCTCTCCTTTAATCTCATCACCTACAAAGAATGCAACTTTGCGACTTTCATGGTAACGGTTAGAGGTTTGCGCACCAGAAATGAATCCACCGGTTGAAAAGTTGACGTCGTTGCCATCTTCGTCAGTGTATGCGACATTGACCATACGGGGTGCGTTTCTGAAATCGCCGAGGAAGTTCAGGATCCAGTTGTTGTCTTCAGCACGGGTATTTGCGAGAAAAGTACCAAAGCTGAAGTTGTGGTTGTCAATCGACTTTGTAACCTGGATTTCGCTGACCATTTCTTCCATGGGCCGCTGGCGGTCGAGAATCCTGTTCTGGAAGAGCAGGTCGTTTGCAGCCAGGGTAGAGCCGTCATCCGCATAGGTGAATGACGCATTGGCCGGCAATTCGCGGTCCGTCAGGAAAGAGGCCTGTGTTTCGGGTACGTTGTGCACGCCGTCGCCATCGAGGAATAAGTTGAACCAGTGGTCGTACCGCGCTGCCTTTGCTTTGGCAGACAAACGCCAGTCGTTGCCAAATGAATGTTTCAGGTCTACCATCAAGTAGCCACCCTGCGTCATAACACCATTTCCAATTGGCGATTCAAAGCGGCCAAATGGCGTGTCAAAAGAGAAGTCTTTTGCCTGCCCGGTAAGGGTTGTGTACACCGTTTCCCCATCGTTGCCTGTAGGCCGCTCGCGCTGCCCATTGTCGTTTGCCAGCGGGTATGGGAGATAAAACTGTACGTTATCATCGATGACCTGCCCATAAACCGTGATTGAGCTCTTGGCGTCGTTAAACAGTTTTTTCACGTTTGCACGTACCTGATATCCTCTGGTAGGAAGGCCGGTATCAAGCGGACCGTCGTCGTAGCGATAAAAGCCTGACACCGCGTAAAACAGGTTGTCATTCAACGGGCCGGCAGCCAGAAAGTCTGTTTTAACACGACCGCCTTCAGCCCATTCCAACTGCACCTTGTTTTCGTGCTCAAAAGACCCGGTAGTACTGGTATAGTTAATAATGCCGGCTACACTACCAGCGCCAAACAGCGTAGAAGAACCACCGCGCACAAATTCCAGATTACGCAAGCCTATATCATTGCGGAAGTAAACGTCGTGAGCTGAGGAGTTAAGCCCAAACGTGCTCAGCACAGGCAGCCCATCAACCTGGAGTGGCGTAAACTGATACTGACCGCCAGAGGGCATACCACGCACAAACACATTCGATGCAACTTCGCCACCACCACCTTCAGCTGTAATGCCCGGAATGGTACGGAGAATATCTGCCTGAGAGTTGCTGCTCAGTTGCTGCAGGCGTGCCGCATTAAGCAATGTGATCGACATCGGCGATTCTTTCTGTGTACGTCCACTGAAGGACCCCGTAACGACGATCTCATCGAGTAACAGGTTGTCTACATTCAGTACCACATCCTGTGTGTAGCTCGTGCCGCTTTCGACAGCAATGCTCATTTGATAGGTTGTGTATCCTGTATAAGAATAGATGATGGTTTGATTGCCAGCCGGCACCTGGAGGCTGTACGTCCCGTCGAGATCAGTAGTGGTGCCAATCGCCTGGCCCTGTACTACAATGTTTACCCCGATGAGCAAATCTCCGTCACTGCCCGTAACTGTGCCTGAAAGCGTGCCCTGTGCACTTACGTTGCCAACTGCAAAACACAGCAGCGTGGCGCAGAACAAGTACCGAATACCTTGCAAGGAGGATCGAATCATGATTGTTGCTTTTCCTAATGAATATCTTTTTCCTGCGGGTTGACATGTATGTCCACAATCAAATTAGATGGGGGCTCTACCGGCTTGTTTATAGAAAACTATCTATTAATGACACTATTCTATAATTTTTGCCACGATATACCTGCCCTTTTGTTATTATTGTGTCCATGAAACCGGAATACGAAAAGATACTCGAGTCGCCCGAGCGGTCTTTTATGACGCGGGTTGTTCGCCGGCCGAGCCGGCCGCTACTCAGCCAGGCATGGCACTATCATCCTGAAATAGAAATCTGCTATACCCTCAAAAGTTATGGCCGCAGATTTGTCGGAAACCAGATATCAGACTACCAGGAAAAGGACCTCGTCATTTTCGGCACCAACCTCCCACACGGCTTCACCACAGACGTACCTTGCCACCAAATTGTCATCCAGATGACGCGTGATTTTTTGGGTGAGGCATTCATCAACAGGCCCGAACTTCACACCATTAAAAACCTCTTTGCTTTTTCACGGCGGGGCCTTGCCTTCCAGGACAGTACAAAAAAGCGCTCCCGAAAGCTGATCAGAAAATTGATCAAAACAGAGGGCTTCACCCAATTACTTTATTTACTGGAATTGCTAAACGTGATGGCAGACGCTGATGATGTGGAAGCGATCTGCTCTGAAGAGTATGCGCTAGACTTTAACGAGGCCCAATTGGGGCGGGTCAAAATTGTCTACGATCACATTATGGAGAATTTCCGAGAAGAGGTTCGGATCAAAGAAATCGCGGACAAACTTAACATTTCGGAAGCCGCTTTTTATAAGTTCATCAAGAAACACACGAAGAAAACATACACCCAGCTCATCAACGAATTTCGGACCCACTACGCGAGCAAATTGCTCATGACAACCGACAAAACGATCTCTCAAATTTGTTTTGAAAGTGGATACAACAATTTATCCTATTTCAACCGCAAGTTTAAAGAGATTATGCACGAGACCCCGCACAGCTTCCGAAGCCACTATTTACGCCGACCTGCTTAAATCCCATCGGTAAACTGCAACGCATTGCGGTCGTAGCCGGTGAGTTCTACGTACCCGCTGCCGTCAATCGGATCGCCGCCGGCTGTGCCTTCCACACGCACAGCACCTTCCCAGTATCGGACGGCCAAATCTAGCTCCTGATCATTCATGAAAGGTGTGATTTCCAGATCCAGTCCTTCCGCCGGGATTTGGAGGCGCCATTGTGAGGGGTAAACGCCTCCATGTTTGCTCTCCCAGGTATCGAGCACAGTCAACGTTACATTATCTGGCTCCAGCAACCGCTTGTCTCCTGTTGGGCCCACTACTACGCCGTGTGCATAAGGCGCAACGTCTGCTGTTGTGTTGCGCACATTGAAGTACATAACATCGCGTCCGTCGCCAAGGTGAAAAGAAAACCAGTCCCAACCAACCTGATCAGCCCTTAAAAGGCTGGTGCTCCACTCTCTATCCATCCAGCTTAATCCTTCTACAGCATGCTCGGTACCGTTGATGGCAACCGTGCCTCGTGTATCCATCCGGGTCATCGAGTAGTAGTAAGATGCGTTGCCGTACCCGGTCCCTTTCACGCTGTAGCCGGCATCACCCTGCAGCACAATCGGTTTGACAAGATCCATTGTAAAATCGATTGCTACCCCATCTTCAGCGGCTCGCACCCGCATCGGCGGCATCTCGTCGCCAATTTGTGTGGCTTCCCAATCGTCAAGCCACACGCGAAAAGGAGCGGGTGTTGCGCCGGCAAGTCCGGCTGCACCGCGGCTGAATCGTTCGAACGCGTAGAACTTTTGATTATCGATGTCGCTCAGCGCAAAATGCGCAAAATAAAGCTGCTTCGTACGCCAGGCAGATCCATCTTCAGCCTCACCCGAATCTGGTGGAGCTAGCGCATTGCGAAAAATGGTAAACTGATATCCAAAGCGCCGGCCTTCCTGTGTTTGCAAATTTCCGGTGTAATACCACCATTCCAACTTATAGCCAGGATGTGCCCCATGATCAGCGGGAAACTGAATTGGCATGGGCCCCAATGCGCGTACATAGCCCGTGGTGTCTCCCGCCATTGCCTGCCCGATGCCTACAGAAGCACCCAGGGGAGCTGGCTCCGAGCCCAGCAGCAACACGCCGCCCACCAGTCCAAAAAAGAGCAGGACAATAGTGAAGAGTACTTTGTTCATGGCTTATGTAATCTGAAAGCGTGGATACGATCATTCCTCTCGCAACGCCATAGCAGGATTTGCCTGCGCCATTCGCCATGCAGGATAAATGGCTGCCAGCAGCGCCGCAATAAGCGCGAGGACGAGGGCCTGGAGCAGTACTTCCGGGGAAACCTGCACTTGCATGGTCCACCCAAAGGAGCGTTTATTAATGACAAAAATGAGCACGCCGGCCAGGATGAGTCCTAGCGGGAGCGCGAGCAGGCCGGCAAATAATCCCATAAGTCCGGATTGCAGGGTGATATAGCGCCACACTTGCCGGGGCGTAACACCCGTTGCCCGCAAGACCGCCAATTCTTTGGCGCGCTCCAATTGCAAGGCCATCAAGGCACTGAGAATGCCAATGAAAGCAACGCCTATTGCCAGTAAGCGGAGTACATTTGTAATGGTAAACGTGCGGTCGAATACATCCATAGATAGTGCACGCAACGTCTGATTCGCACGAATCAGCACCTCCTGGTTTTCATCAACCAGCTTTCTCAATTCCGCGATAGCAGTTGCAGGCTCCACACCATCTTTCAAATACAACGCCATGGTCGACACAGCGGCCTGTCCAAAGTTCTGTTCAAACGCTGTCCGATCAAGCAAAGCCGTCCCCAGATCCGATCCGTAATCAAAATAGACACCCGCTATTTCAAACGGCTTTTTGCCGGCGTCGGTATCCAACGTAAGCACATCGCCTTCGTGCAGGTTGTATCGATAGGAAAGCGGCTCGGATATAATGATGGCGCCGGCGTTAGTAAACGCGGGCCAAATGGTTGAAGCATCACCTTCTTTAAAGGTAAACGAGGTTAAGCTTGGTGGTGCAAGATCAAACGATACAAGATCAATAATACCGACATCGGTATTGGCTTTGGTTTGAAATCCTGTACTGGCTTCAGCAATGACATCCGCTGCTTTAAACCGTTCTACGAGCCCATCATCCAACGTAGCATCTACCCGACGCATGACAAGGCTAGGCGGTGACACATAAATATCTGCCTGCAACGACTGATCAAGCCATACGGTTACCGTTTGCCGAAAACTGCTGACCATGACGCCTACGCCTATTGTGGCGGCAATAGCAACCATCAGGGCGGCAACTGCCACAGAAGTACGGCTGAGCGAGGTGCGAATACCGCTAGCCGCCATCCTGCCCGTCATACCAAATACATACGCCATGACAGGCCGTACCCATGCAGACATCCGGTCAACCATAATGGGGATAAGCAGTGCGTAGCCGACCAAGACTAGAAAAAGTGCACCATAACTGACAGCAATGTTTCGCCCGGGCGCCATCAGTAACAAGGTACCAGCCAATCCCAATATCAGACCAGCAATGGCAAACCGCGGCATTTGATTTTTGAAGGTTGTCTCCTCCAATGATCTACGCAATACGGTGCCCGGCGTTGATGCAGTGGCTTCGCGAGCCGGCGCCAGCGCAGCAAACAACGTAGCCCCTACACCCAGGGCTACGCCTTTGAGAAGCGTCATCGGGCCAAGCGCTATGTCACGCACCGAGAGCACGTAATACAGGTCATTGATTGTCTGGGTCACGAGTTGTACCAGACTCTGCCCCAATACAATGCCAAGCAACAGGCCGAGTACCGTACCGATAATGGCAATCAGCACGGCTTCGCCGAGAATGAGGCGAAAAATTTCGTTGCGCGTCACACCGAGGGTCCGCATGCGGCCAATCAGCCATCGACGCTGAACAACCGAGAACGTCATCGTATTGTAGACGAGAAACATGCCGACGATAATCGACAGCATGCTGAGCGCGGTAAGATTGAGTTCAAACGCCCGGGTCATCTGGGCAACAGTAGAACTCCGCGCTGCAGATCTCATTAGTTGCACACCGCCCGGCAGAGCCTCTTCAATCCGTGTCTGTTCGATCACGCCGGCATCTGTATCAGCAAGGAGTAAGTCCACATGACTCAGTTCGCCTTGCATCCTGAATAAATCCTGTGCGGTTGCAATGTCGACGATCATCAGGTCAGCCATGGCCTGGGCGCTGCGTTCATCTTCAGCCTGCAAGACGCCGGCGAGGGTCAGGACGGCCGTCTGTCCACCTGCTATAACCGATAGGGTATCACCTACTTCAACGGCAAAAGCTCGTGCTGTCTCTTCAGCAATCAAACAGGTATTGGGCTTTGCCATGAAAAGGGATAAGTCAACGCCGGCGTCCTGGTTGGTGTACGCGCGAAAGGGTGCTTCAGCAAGCGCGTCGACGCCAAGGATCTGCAACGTCCGCGTCGGTTCTTTTGAAACGCGAACAAAACCTTCGACAACTGGTGCAGCCTCGCGAACACCAAGCCCAATCCGTATATCACGATAGACCTGTTCATCCAGATTTCCCGTTGACGCTACGATTTGATGGGTTGCCTTCCCTGTAACCCGCTCGCTAGACAAAGAGAAGGCACGGCGTGCACTTTCATTGGCCAGATCAATCGATACAACCAGCGCAACCCCTAACGCAACACCAAGCACCGACAGGCCAATCAGCCAGGGGTGGCGCCCCATGTAGCGAATACTTGATTTAGAGAGGAGATTGCGTGAGCTCAAGGCGCTAACCAATTTGATTGAGGGTCATCATTTGACAAGCTCGGCGCCAGTACTTGAGGATACGATACGTCCGCCCTGGAGTGTAAACACCCGATCAGCCAGGGCAGCCATGGAACGGTCGTGTGTAGCTACAAGTGTTGTTTTACCCATACCCCGTACCAGCGTATCAAACAGATTGAGCACTTGGTCTGCCGTTTCATCGTCGAGGTTACCGGTTGGCTCATCGGCCAGAATAAGCATGGGGTCGTGCGCCAGCGCGCGCGCAATGGCAACACGCTGCTGCTCCCCGCCAGACAGGCGGTCTGGATAACTCTGCATGCGATCACCGAGGCCTACCTGCTCTAGAAAACCCAGGGCTTCATCGATGTCGTTTTTGGTCAGCCGCTTGTTCAAATCGAGCGGCAAAAGTACGTTTTCCTTGACGGTGAGGGTCGGAATCAAGTTGAACGTCTGGAAAACGAAGCCGATATGCTCTCGGCGGAAAAGGGTGCGTTCCTGCTCCGACAGGGTGGTCAGGTTAATACCACCAATGGTTACAGCGCCGGCGCTGGGAATATCAATCCCGCTCAGCAAGTTCAAAAGGGTGCTTTTACCGGATCCACTCCGGCCAAACATCACAATAAAATCCCCTTTGCCAATCTGAAAATTAACGTCTTCAAGTACACGACGCGTTTTCCCCCCTTCTTCGAAAGACTTGGTCAAATTATGCACATCCACCAGAGGGGATCGCTCCATGATATCGAGAGGCTGGTTAACCATGAAAGATTCGCGATAGAAAACACCGGGCGAATGGATAGTTCCATTTTTCGCTAATATAGAGAAGGTGGTTGCTGTTGTGCGGGGAATCTAATCAACTGCTTTGCATCCGTTTCAAATACCGGGAAAGGGAAAGAATTGAAATAGCGCTTATACGGAATTTTATGGATGAGGGGGTGCGTTTTTGCAACGAAATACGTCATTTGTGAAACACCCGTTGGGTCTTCAAGACCCGACGGGTGTTTTAGATTGCCATAACCTCGGGCACTTGCTGGGCTTCAATGCTACGTTGAAGCCGATCCTTGAAATTGGCCCACCACCCGTTTTTCAAATTACAGCTGTGATGCAAAATCTGCCTGAATCTCCAGTAGCAGTTGGGCAACGCAAAGTTGGTTTTCCAATACGAATAACAGTGCTGAAACCACCCGCCCCCTTGCACGCGCCGGGTCCATCCTCTATACTCTTTCATCACAAAATTAGAGAACGGGCATGAACGTACTGATCTTTGGCGCTACAGGCATGGTAGGATATGGCGTCTTGCTAGAGCTGATCGACAGCCCAGCTGTGGCACGCATCCTGAGCATTGGCCGGCGCACGTTGGATATCGAAGCCCCCAAGCTCGAACAACTCGTCCACACCAATTATGAAAACTTTGACGCCATCGCTGACAAGATGACTGGATTTGAAGCCTGTATGTGGTGCATTGGCGTTCCTTCAGCCGGACTCACTGAAGAAAAGTATACGACCATCACGTATGCCTATACGATGGCAGCAGCAAAGGTATTGGTCAAACAAAGTCCCGATATGCGGTTCTGTTTTGTATCCGGAGAAGGTGCAGATAGCAGTGAGAGCGGGAGAAGCATGTGGGCCAGGGTTAAAGGCAAGGCTGAAAACGCACTCATCGCGCTGCCTTTTAAAGAGGTTGTCATTTTCCGGCCCGGATTCATAAAAGCGGAACGGGGAAGTAAACCCAGAGGTGCATTGTACAAGACAATGTATGCCATCTTCGGTGTACTTGCCCCTGTGATGCGCTGGTTTGGGGCAGCAACCTCGACCACGGAAATAGGCAAAGCCATGATCGCAGCAGCACAGGGAAAGGCAGAAAAACAGATTTTACGTTCTGTAGACATCAACGCGCTTGCCACGCGAGCGTCATGAAGCCCGCAACACAGCCGGCACTTCGCTAAGCCAACCGACCTTATGAGTACCCCACAGCCCGATGCAAATTGCCTCGGCAGCATCATGGCGCAATGATGTAGGTTTTTTGGCGCCCGACCAATCGATAATCTGCCGCGCCAGGCGGTCTGCGTGCTTTTTTGCGTCTTTGCCGCTGCGCTGGTGACGCGACAGCAGCAACAATTCGCGCCATGCGCCGGCGTGCAACTGCAGCACTCGCAATCCGCGCCGCTCACCTTCCGCAATCCAGGGCACAGCAATTTCACCGCCACCTTCGATCACCAGCACTTCAACCGCAGGAGACTCACGCAGAATTGCACCAGCTGCGCGCCGGAGCCGGCCTCGCGAACCAAAGTTGCGAGA includes the following:
- a CDS encoding epimerase; the protein is MNVLIFGATGMVGYGVLLELIDSPAVARILSIGRRTLDIEAPKLEQLVHTNYENFDAIADKMTGFEACMWCIGVPSAGLTEEKYTTITYAYTMAAAKVLVKQSPDMRFCFVSGEGADSSESGRSMWARVKGKAENALIALPFKEVVIFRPGFIKAERGSKPRGALYKTMYAIFGVLAPVMRWFGAATSTTEIGKAMIAAAQGKAEKQILRSVDINALATRAS
- a CDS encoding FtsX-like permease family protein encodes the protein MSSRNLLSKSSIRYMGRHPWLIGLSVLGVALGVALVVSIDLANESARRAFSLSSERVTGKATHQIVASTGNLDEQVYRDIRIGLGVREAAPVVEGFVRVSKEPTRTLQILGVDALAEAPFRAYTNQDAGVDLSLFMAKPNTCLIAEETARAFAVEVGDTLSVIAGGQTAVLTLAGVLQAEDERSAQAMADLMIVDIATAQDLFRMQGELSHVDLLLADTDAGVIEQTRIEEALPGGVQLMRSAARSSTVAQMTRAFELNLTALSMLSIIVGMFLVYNTMTFSVVQRRWLIGRMRTLGVTRNEIFRLILGEAVLIAIIGTVLGLLLGIVLGQSLVQLVTQTINDLYYVLSVRDIALGPMTLLKGVALGVGATLFAALAPAREATASTPGTVLRRSLEETTFKNQMPRFAIAGLILGLAGTLLLMAPGRNIAVSYGALFLVLVGYALLIPIMVDRMSAWVRPVMAYVFGMTGRMAASGIRTSLSRTSVAVAALMVAIAATIGVGVMVSSFRQTVTVWLDQSLQADIYVSPPSLVMRRVDATLDDGLVERFKAADVIAEASTGFQTKANTDVGIIDLVSFDLAPPSLTSFTFKEGDASTIWPAFTNAGAIIISEPLSYRYNLHEGDVLTLDTDAGKKPFEIAGVYFDYGSDLGTALLDRTAFEQNFGQAAVSTMALYLKDGVEPATAIAELRKLVDENQEVLIRANQTLRALSMDVFDRTFTITNVLRLLAIGVAFIGILSALMALQLERAKELAVLRATGVTPRQVWRYITLQSGLMGLFAGLLALPLGLILAGVLIFVINKRSFGWTMQVQVSPEVLLQALVLALIAALLAAIYPAWRMAQANPAMALREE
- a CDS encoding ABC transporter ATP-binding protein; this encodes MERSPLVDVHNLTKSFEEGGKTRRVLEDVNFQIGKGDFIVMFGRSGSGKSTLLNLLSGIDIPSAGAVTIGGINLTTLSEQERTLFRREHIGFVFQTFNLIPTLTVKENVLLPLDLNKRLTKNDIDEALGFLEQVGLGDRMQSYPDRLSGGEQQRVAIARALAHDPMLILADEPTGNLDDETADQVLNLFDTLVRGMGKTTLVATHDRSMAALADRVFTLQGGRIVSSSTGAELVK
- a CDS encoding lipocalin-like domain-containing protein, whose product is MNKVLFTIVLLFFGLVGGVLLLGSEPAPLGASVGIGQAMAGDTTGYVRALGPMPIQFPADHGAHPGYKLEWWYYTGNLQTQEGRRFGYQFTIFRNALAPPDSGEAEDGSAWRTKQLYFAHFALSDIDNQKFYAFERFSRGAAGLAGATPAPFRVWLDDWEATQIGDEMPPMRVRAAEDGVAIDFTMDLVKPIVLQGDAGYSVKGTGYGNASYYYSMTRMDTRGTVAINGTEHAVEGLSWMDREWSTSLLRADQVGWDWFSFHLGDGRDVMYFNVRNTTADVAPYAHGVVVGPTGDKRLLEPDNVTLTVLDTWESKHGGVYPSQWRLQIPAEGLDLEITPFMNDQELDLAVRYWEGAVRVEGTAGGDPIDGSGYVELTGYDRNALQFTDGI